ATAATCAAGATCGTTCATGCCGTATGCTTCGAAGAGACTCAGGGCTAACAGGCCTTGCTCAAGGCCTTTTTGGTATTTTTCCTGTTTCCAGAACAAATTACTCAGATCACTGTAAGCCTGGGCCTGAGCGTGAAGGTCGTTGAATTTTTCACCGAGACGAAGGGATCTAAGGGCGTATTCGGCTGCTGCGGACAAATTACCTTCCCTCTCATAGACATATCCCAACTGAGTATAGAGAAAGGGATATTCTTTCTGATTGAGAACCTCCATGGCCTGTCCCAGGACAATTCTGGCACTGTCTAATTTTTCGTCGCGAAGAAGAACTGCCCCATAGGTCACCCTGAATCTCCCTACCCAAGTTTTAAGTTCTTTAGCCTTAGCTTCCTTTAACCCCATTCGGGTAAATTCATACGCTTTTTGGAGATCGCGCGTATGCCAATAGTAAGCAAGATCATTTAAAATGGTAAGTCGGAGCGAATCTGTCGGTGCATTTTTATAGCCTAATTCAAGGGTGTCAAGGTAAGAAAAACCAAAATTGTCGGTCTGGCGAAAGATTTGTTTGTAGGAATTTTCTCTACTGAAGTCTATAATCTGAGACGTACCGTGATATCCACTTATTAAGGTGAAAAGGACACTAAAAACAACTCTGATACAAAGTGTTCTCATTTCATATTTATCTCACTGAGGGGAAATGAGGCTATGAAAGATACAAAATATTCGGATAGGCTGCAGAGGGTAAAAAAAGTTTAGTATTCGGACACTTTATTGGGGCGTTCGTCCAGAGTACCGGAAAATAGTCCTATAAATTGATTTTATTCTATTCTGATTTGGCGACAAGCACCTAATCTGAAATGGAAATTGAGAAGAATGAAATGTGCTACTCCCTTTGTACTGCTGTTTGTATTGGCGATGACCGCTTGTGAAATGGTAGAAAAGGAAAAGCCCGATAAGTCGTCCCATTTAAAGGAGGTGGTCACGATTTATGTCGATTCATGCTGGAATAAAGGAGATTTCTCAGCCCTGAACCGGATCACGGGAGAAGGATTTGTTAGAAACCTCAATGGTCTGGAGGTGGCAAACGGCAGTATTGAACTCGAGGCTTATATTCAGAATTTCATAAAGGCATTTCCCAACCTTCGGATCAACATTACCAATTTAATTGAAAAGGATGGGAAAGTGGCCCTCGAATGGACTTTTGAGGGAACAAATACCGGAGTATTTGCCGAATTTATTCCAACCGGGAAAAAAGCTACGGTGAGGGGAGTGACTATGATGACTTTTAACGGTCAGGGAAAGATGATCAAGGAAAATACCTATTACAATGAATTATATCTACTGCAGCAATTGGGCTTTACCTTAAACCCGCCAAATTTAAAGTAAGTATTATCATGTCAATCCATTTATAAACCTAATCGAAGTAATTATGAAAACAAAATTAGAAAATTTGATCCTCCTTGCACTCCTTGCGATCCTGCCAGGTTCCATACTGGCCCAGGAATCCAATGCCAATCAGTCCTTCGCAGTGCACGAAGATGTAGTAAAACTGGGTATGACTGCTGAATATGAAGACACCTGTAAAGAGTTGGTCGGCCATTTGAAAAAGCACAACATTCAGGAAGCCAGGTTTATCACGGCAAGTATCTCAGACAATCGCTACATCTATGTAAGTCCGATCGAAAATATGGCGGACCTGGACAAACCCCTATTTTCAACCCTTTCAGAGAAAATGGGAAAAGAGGCGATGAGTGCCTTATTTAATCGAATGGACAAGTGTTATGATGTCGAACACGATTATATCATAACCTTAGATCCTAGTCTTTCTTATCAACCCCAGGGCATCAACCAAACCCCGGAAGGTCAGGATTACCGAAAATTCCACTATCTCTATGTTG
This DNA window, taken from Muriicola soli, encodes the following:
- a CDS encoding ester cyclase, with product MKCATPFVLLFVLAMTACEMVEKEKPDKSSHLKEVVTIYVDSCWNKGDFSALNRITGEGFVRNLNGLEVANGSIELEAYIQNFIKAFPNLRINITNLIEKDGKVALEWTFEGTNTGVFAEFIPTGKKATVRGVTMMTFNGQGKMIKENTYYNELYLLQQLGFTLNPPNLK